Proteins found in one Limnobaculum xujianqingii genomic segment:
- a CDS encoding NAD(P)/FAD-dependent oxidoreductase gives MKKQNDQIWDVIVIGGGVVGCAVHRKFALMGAKTLLLERGGDILSGASKANSALLHTGFDAPPESLELTCIQNGYREFMDIKDKMNLPLLQTGALVVAWSDEQLAKLPGIVEQAHRNGVMDVELIDKEEVYRREPKLAAGALAAVSVPGEAVMDPWSSPLAYLTQAVKHGAAYQFHCEVESGALEQGMWVLQTKKGEFRARLVINCAGINGDIVESICHPSPFQIKPRKGQFLIYDKAAAEDINAIILPVPTAITKGVLLTKTIFGNLLLGPTAEEQDDRWKAEVKQEVLEDLIRQGSKMLPSLYNYTVTATYAGLRPATEEKHYRIADYPEKQWICVGGIRSTGLTSALGVAQHIASLYLQNFSPLFEFNPPQEIIWPQMPVLSEYHQRDYQHEHNGGIVCHCELVTRREIEAVFDSDIPPECLGGLCRRTRAMMGRCNGFFCSNKVAEIINDRFENTLAVEVLK, from the coding sequence ATGAAAAAGCAAAATGACCAGATTTGGGATGTGATAGTCATTGGTGGTGGTGTAGTGGGTTGTGCGGTTCACCGTAAGTTTGCCTTGATGGGCGCTAAAACACTGCTGCTGGAAAGAGGGGGTGATATTCTCTCTGGTGCCAGTAAGGCCAACAGCGCTTTGTTACACACGGGATTTGATGCACCGCCAGAAAGCCTGGAATTGACCTGTATTCAAAATGGCTACCGTGAATTCATGGATATCAAAGATAAAATGAATTTACCGTTGTTGCAAACCGGTGCTTTGGTTGTCGCCTGGAGCGATGAGCAACTGGCTAAATTGCCGGGTATTGTTGAACAGGCTCATCGCAATGGCGTGATGGATGTTGAACTTATTGATAAAGAAGAAGTATATCGTCGGGAGCCTAAACTGGCTGCCGGTGCACTGGCGGCAGTGAGCGTACCCGGCGAAGCAGTAATGGATCCATGGAGTTCACCTTTAGCCTATCTGACTCAGGCGGTGAAACACGGTGCGGCTTACCAATTCCATTGTGAAGTGGAGAGTGGGGCACTGGAACAGGGGATGTGGGTTTTACAGACTAAAAAAGGTGAGTTTCGTGCCCGTTTAGTGATTAACTGTGCCGGTATTAATGGGGATATTGTTGAAAGCATTTGTCACCCATCACCTTTTCAAATTAAGCCCAGAAAGGGCCAATTCCTTATTTATGACAAAGCGGCAGCAGAAGACATCAACGCTATCATCCTGCCGGTACCAACGGCTATTACAAAGGGCGTTTTGTTAACTAAAACCATTTTTGGCAATTTACTGCTGGGGCCAACGGCCGAAGAGCAGGACGATCGCTGGAAAGCGGAAGTGAAACAAGAGGTGCTGGAAGATCTGATTCGGCAAGGCAGCAAAATGTTACCCAGCTTGTATAACTATACGGTAACCGCCACCTATGCAGGATTACGTCCGGCAACGGAAGAGAAGCATTATCGTATTGCTGACTACCCGGAAAAACAGTGGATTTGTGTAGGCGGTATTCGCTCTACCGGGCTGACTTCTGCTTTAGGTGTTGCCCAACATATTGCCAGTCTGTATCTGCAAAACTTTTCACCACTGTTTGAATTTAATCCACCACAAGAGATTATCTGGCCACAAATGCCGGTACTGTCTGAATACCATCAACGTGATTATCAACATGAGCACAATGGCGGCATCGTTTGTCACTGTGAGCTGGTAACCCGACGAGAAATTGAAGCGGTATTTGATTCTGATATTCCGCCAGAATGTCTGGGTGGACTATGCAGAAGAACCCGGGCCATGATGGGACGCTGCAATGGATTCTTCTGTAGCAATAAAGTGGCAGAAATTATTAACGATCGCTTTGAGAATACACTGGCTGTGGAGGTACTGAAATGA
- a CDS encoding heavy metal sensor histidine kinase translates to MMKRSISGRLALMFALASILIVSASGLVLRSSLHDSLQRQMHNELLFRHSLMEPWIQARTTLDGWQTLATKFTDLASAEGGRVQYWVLSDDSRFQVGGPAPAGVSWASLDNGFSKVAGATEDACSLFLLITDIPAAGERPALRYVVTIDSTPYMGTLNEFTRTLIVITVFGAFLVALMGYAISRFGMRPVNHLSEQAHQLAPGTQGQRLDTTTLPDELQKLAVAFNGVLKRQEVAWQQLESFNADVAHELRTPLTNLIGQTQLSLSRKRETHELEELLESNLEELERMTSIVNDMLFLSHAQAGEHATQLTDVSLREESIKTAEYVEPSFAEKNLDIQVVGDITARIDKRLFHRSLANLLENSARHAFPNTTVKITISQENGFASVAVTNVGDAIAAEHLARLFERFYRMDLSRTRSNTHHGLGLSIVRAVALMHRGDVFASSHDGLNTFGLTLAINSD, encoded by the coding sequence ATGATGAAACGTTCTATTTCTGGCCGACTGGCATTGATGTTTGCTTTAGCTTCCATTCTGATTGTTTCCGCATCAGGTCTTGTGCTGAGAAGCTCTCTGCATGATTCACTGCAAAGGCAAATGCACAATGAGCTGTTGTTCCGTCATTCCCTGATGGAACCATGGATTCAAGCCAGAACTACGCTGGATGGCTGGCAAACGCTGGCAACCAAGTTTACCGACCTCGCGTCTGCCGAGGGAGGACGCGTCCAGTATTGGGTTCTCAGCGATGATTCTCGATTTCAGGTGGGAGGGCCTGCCCCGGCGGGAGTAAGCTGGGCCTCTTTAGATAATGGATTCAGTAAAGTTGCCGGTGCCACAGAGGATGCCTGTTCTCTGTTTCTGTTAATTACTGACATTCCCGCAGCCGGAGAACGCCCTGCATTACGCTATGTTGTCACTATTGACTCCACACCCTATATGGGCACGCTAAACGAATTTACCCGTACTTTGATAGTGATTACGGTTTTTGGTGCTTTTCTGGTGGCGCTAATGGGGTATGCCATTTCAAGATTTGGTATGCGCCCGGTCAATCATCTTAGTGAGCAGGCTCATCAACTTGCTCCCGGTACTCAAGGGCAACGTCTGGATACCACTACACTACCGGATGAATTACAAAAGCTGGCGGTAGCGTTTAATGGTGTGCTTAAGCGCCAGGAAGTTGCATGGCAGCAGTTGGAAAGTTTTAACGCAGACGTAGCTCATGAACTAAGAACGCCACTCACCAATCTTATTGGACAAACACAATTGAGTTTGTCACGGAAACGAGAAACTCACGAACTTGAAGAGTTACTGGAATCCAATCTGGAAGAGCTGGAAAGAATGACATCCATCGTCAATGACATGCTTTTTCTATCTCATGCACAAGCCGGTGAACATGCCACACAACTAACCGATGTCTCCTTACGTGAAGAATCGATTAAAACCGCAGAATATGTAGAGCCCTCATTTGCTGAAAAAAACCTCGATATTCAGGTGGTGGGTGATATCACAGCACGCATCGATAAACGACTATTTCATCGGTCACTGGCAAATCTGTTAGAAAACAGTGCCCGTCATGCTTTTCCAAACACTACCGTTAAAATAACTATCAGCCAGGAAAATGGGTTTGCTTCTGTTGCCGTTACCAATGTCGGCGACGCCATTGCTGCTGAGCATTTAGCTCGCCTGTTTGAGCGTTTTTATCGCATGGATTTATCGCGAACGCGTAGTAATACGCACCATGGTCTGGGACTTTCTATTGTTCGGGCAGTGGCATTAATGCATCGGGGGGATGTATTTGCCAGTAGCCACGACGGTTTAAATACGTTTGGCCTGACGCTGGCAATTAATTCTGATTAA
- a CDS encoding NAD(P)/FAD-dependent oxidoreductase gives MRLNYDAIIIGSGPSGIAAATELKQQGINNIVVLERESQAGGVPRHCQHATFGLLSFKRPMKGGAFVEKILSLSAGVPVMTNTTVVELRPEGKLLVSCDKGLVEMQAKRVLIATGARETPRHPRLVSGLRPQGVLTTGALQQFIYLNRQKPCRNPVIIGSEIVSFSAIWTLRNAGIKARAMIESQPRITANRPLSLFPAVMGVPLHLNSKLVEIGGLNRVEYVVIERNGQTERIECDAVIFTGEFTGENTLIRKSHLDFVANTGCPVVDTNGRCSDATYYALGNMLHPADMGDQCYLEGKVIGEAVARDLHQENVSTANRITIQHDNHILFTAPGCVDKKAANSQFNLNIRVKQAISGQVTVKAGSTILYQGNHRCMPGRRIMLKNVNAELIPLNATEISVSIV, from the coding sequence ATGAGACTAAATTATGATGCGATCATTATTGGCTCAGGACCTTCTGGCATTGCTGCCGCTACCGAACTAAAACAGCAAGGCATTAACAATATTGTGGTTTTGGAGCGTGAATCACAGGCTGGTGGCGTTCCCCGCCACTGTCAGCACGCAACTTTCGGTTTATTAAGTTTTAAACGGCCGATGAAAGGTGGTGCATTTGTAGAGAAGATTTTATCGCTTAGCGCTGGCGTACCGGTAATGACCAATACCACCGTGGTAGAGCTTCGTCCGGAAGGAAAGTTGCTGGTTTCCTGTGATAAGGGGCTGGTTGAAATGCAGGCGAAACGGGTGTTGATTGCCACCGGAGCGCGTGAAACGCCGCGTCATCCGCGTTTAGTTTCCGGATTACGGCCTCAGGGTGTATTGACTACCGGCGCATTACAACAGTTTATTTATCTTAATCGTCAGAAGCCTTGTCGTAATCCGGTGATTATTGGCAGTGAAATTGTTAGTTTCTCCGCTATCTGGACTTTACGCAATGCCGGTATTAAAGCCAGAGCGATGATTGAATCTCAGCCTCGCATAACGGCCAATCGCCCCTTGAGTCTGTTTCCTGCTGTAATGGGAGTACCGCTACATTTAAATAGCAAACTGGTTGAGATTGGCGGATTAAACCGGGTGGAGTATGTGGTGATTGAACGTAATGGTCAAACGGAACGTATTGAGTGTGATGCGGTTATTTTTACCGGGGAATTTACCGGCGAAAATACCCTGATTAGAAAAAGTCATCTCGATTTTGTTGCCAATACGGGTTGCCCGGTGGTGGATACTAACGGTCGCTGTTCTGATGCTACTTACTATGCGCTGGGTAATATGCTGCATCCTGCCGATATGGGGGACCAGTGTTACCTTGAGGGGAAAGTGATTGGTGAAGCCGTTGCCAGAGATCTGCATCAGGAGAATGTATCGACCGCTAACCGTATTACGATCCAACATGATAACCACATTTTGTTTACCGCTCCGGGCTGTGTGGATAAAAAAGCGGCCAATAGCCAGTTTAACCTGAACATTCGGGTAAAGCAGGCGATCAGTGGACAGGTCACGGTAAAAGCGGGCAGTACCATTTTATATCAGGGAAATCACCGCTGTATGCCGGGGCGGCGAATCATGTTGAAAAATGTGAACGCAGAATTGATACCGCTAAATGCTACAGAAATTAGCGTGAGTATCGTATAG
- a CDS encoding carboxymuconolactone decarboxylase family protein, with amino-acid sequence MKKMIKRSLICTAVIFTSSITPYSYAQDTTTPNKTPSRAQQLMGDIAPKMAQLTDDVLYADIWERPQLSKRDRSLITVSALVAMNRPDQLRSHLRLARQNGVTQEELVETITQLAFYSGWPNSVTAIAIAQDVFKENK; translated from the coding sequence ATGAAAAAAATGATTAAGCGATCGTTAATTTGTACGGCGGTTATATTTACCAGTTCAATCACCCCCTATTCCTATGCACAAGATACCACCACGCCAAATAAAACACCTTCCCGCGCACAGCAACTGATGGGAGATATTGCGCCCAAAATGGCCCAGCTTACTGATGATGTGTTATATGCGGATATCTGGGAGCGTCCACAGCTCTCCAAAAGAGATCGAAGCCTAATCACGGTTAGCGCTTTGGTGGCCATGAATCGCCCCGATCAGTTACGTTCGCATCTTCGCCTGGCACGTCAAAACGGTGTAACGCAGGAGGAACTGGTTGAAACCATTACTCAGTTGGCTTTCTATTCCGGCTGGCCTAATTCTGTTACCGCCATTGCGATCGCCCAAGATGTCTTTAAAGAAAATAAATAA
- a CDS encoding (R)-mandelonitrile lyase, producing MIKTIIIALTALFLPATAMATQDSVVIVTSAGSQPTTIGAADYFTGSVKVDSRFQRSSPARIGGGVVSFDAGARTAWHTHPLGQTLMVTSGTGWVQQWNSEIQSIKTGDVVWIPPGVKHWHGASASQPLVHIAISESLEGSSVTWMEKVTESQYPR from the coding sequence ATGATAAAAACGATTATCATTGCGCTGACTGCACTGTTTTTGCCTGCTACAGCGATGGCAACTCAAGATAGCGTCGTAATAGTAACCTCTGCTGGTTCTCAACCTACCACCATTGGCGCAGCTGATTATTTTACCGGTTCGGTAAAAGTAGATTCTCGCTTTCAACGAAGTTCCCCTGCCCGAATTGGCGGTGGTGTTGTCTCTTTTGACGCCGGGGCACGAACGGCCTGGCATACTCATCCTCTTGGTCAAACCTTGATGGTTACCTCCGGAACCGGTTGGGTACAACAATGGAACAGCGAAATTCAATCCATCAAAACCGGTGATGTGGTATGGATTCCGCCAGGGGTTAAACACTGGCATGGTGCATCAGCCAGTCAACCGTTGGTTCACATTGCCATATCTGAATCACTGGAGGGAAGTAGTGTGACCTGGATGGAAAAAGTTACCGAGAGCCAATACCCGCGTTAA
- a CDS encoding alpha/beta hydrolase, with translation MKHHVFRATLLASMISISSGAALAADYKQNPFTLTYEGAITENVTGKVNIHPVSYQLNGIDIAANVYTPANYDSSKKYPAVVVAHPNGGVKEQVAGLYAQRLAEQGYITITADAAYQGASGGLPRNVDKPAHRIEDIHGMADFISQYAGVDIDRLGLLGICGGGGYSLKAAQTDKRFSAIATLSMFDSGLVRRNGYVDSQISTIQQRLKQASDARAQEAAGGEVIYTGDAKLTDEQIAKLPFDLYRQGFEYYGKTHAHPNSTFRYTLSSLLDLMSFDASSNMDLIDKPLLMMAGSKADSLYMTESAFSKAINVKDKQLFLIDGATHIETYWQPQYVNQAMGKLEQFFSNNL, from the coding sequence ATGAAACATCACGTTTTCAGAGCAACATTATTAGCATCAATGATAAGTATTTCATCAGGCGCTGCACTGGCAGCAGACTATAAACAAAACCCCTTTACGCTAACTTATGAAGGAGCCATTACTGAAAATGTAACCGGTAAAGTTAATATTCATCCGGTTAGCTATCAGCTAAATGGCATTGATATTGCTGCCAATGTTTATACCCCGGCGAACTATGACAGCAGCAAAAAGTATCCAGCGGTCGTCGTCGCTCATCCTAATGGAGGTGTAAAAGAGCAAGTAGCGGGCCTGTATGCCCAGCGACTGGCAGAGCAGGGATATATCACCATTACTGCGGATGCTGCCTACCAGGGAGCAAGTGGTGGTTTGCCTCGTAATGTCGATAAACCAGCTCATCGTATTGAAGATATTCACGGCATGGCTGATTTTATCAGCCAGTATGCTGGTGTTGATATTGATCGCTTAGGCCTACTGGGTATTTGCGGCGGCGGAGGCTATTCGCTAAAAGCGGCACAAACCGATAAACGTTTTAGCGCCATTGCTACCCTAAGTATGTTTGATTCAGGTCTGGTAAGACGCAATGGCTATGTTGATTCCCAAATTTCTACCATACAGCAGCGGTTAAAACAGGCTTCTGATGCACGGGCACAGGAGGCCGCGGGTGGTGAGGTTATCTATACCGGTGATGCCAAATTGACGGATGAACAGATCGCTAAATTACCATTTGATTTGTATCGACAGGGGTTTGAATACTATGGGAAAACCCACGCGCATCCTAATTCCACTTTCAGATATACCCTAAGTAGCTTGCTTGACTTAATGAGCTTTGATGCCAGCAGCAATATGGATTTAATCGATAAGCCATTGCTCATGATGGCGGGTAGTAAAGCTGACTCTTTATATATGACAGAAAGCGCGTTCAGCAAGGCAATAAATGTAAAAGATAAACAGCTGTTTTTGATCGATGGCGCAACCCATATTGAAACCTATTGGCAACCGCAATATGTCAATCAGGCGATGGGAAAACTGGAGCAGTTTTTTAGCAACAATCTCTAA
- a CDS encoding DeoR/GlpR family DNA-binding transcription regulator yields the protein MAEGRSSNFRHQTILEQLSSNGQVFVHDLAEYFNVAQETIRRDLTKLESQKLLKKVHGGAVNIQSKFERNFSERAKVAIDEKKAIAVKAAGVIKSGDTLFIDFGSTTVEFSQSVKMINNLTVITNSPVIASIMQENPTIETILIGGQFIGSQYACLGAIALRNIGELFADYAVIGVGAIDVNRGIMDQNVDEAAVARKMLANSDKLIVLADSSKVNKHAINLVTGWENVDILVTTSKDFKIADKSNAIKTKIILANTGSDAE from the coding sequence ATGGCTGAAGGACGTTCATCTAATTTCCGGCATCAAACGATTCTGGAACAGCTATCCTCTAACGGTCAGGTATTTGTTCACGATTTAGCTGAGTATTTTAATGTTGCGCAGGAAACTATCCGCCGCGATTTGACAAAACTGGAGTCGCAAAAGTTACTGAAGAAAGTTCACGGTGGTGCAGTGAATATTCAGTCTAAATTTGAGCGAAACTTTTCTGAACGGGCCAAGGTGGCCATTGATGAAAAGAAAGCTATTGCGGTAAAAGCGGCGGGAGTGATTAAGTCTGGCGATACGCTGTTTATTGATTTTGGTTCAACTACGGTTGAATTCAGTCAAAGCGTGAAGATGATTAATAACCTGACGGTGATAACTAATTCACCGGTGATTGCCAGTATTATGCAAGAGAACCCAACCATAGAGACCATCTTAATTGGCGGTCAGTTTATTGGTTCTCAATATGCCTGTCTGGGGGCGATTGCCCTGAGAAATATCGGCGAGCTGTTTGCTGACTATGCAGTTATCGGTGTGGGAGCCATTGATGTCAATCGCGGCATCATGGACCAGAATGTTGATGAAGCTGCGGTGGCCAGAAAAATGTTGGCAAACAGCGATAAACTTATCGTATTAGCAGATTCATCAAAAGTGAATAAGCATGCGATCAATCTGGTTACCGGCTGGGAAAATGTCGATATTTTAGTTACCACCAGTAAAGATTTTAAGATTGCCGATAAAAGTAACGCGATTAAAACCAAGATTATTCTGGCTAATACCGGAAGTGATGCGGAATAG
- the eutH gene encoding ethanolamine utilization protein EutH, whose amino-acid sequence MAEFGNYVIYLIMVGTLVGALASIIKPDSGLGKEFVNGIHSIGPVFLAQAGIMTAVPLLSQAISHLLGPVFSAVGSDVSIAALSIIAVDMGGYQLADALTSNRDMWITAMLIGYTSGATIVYLIPVGLTMLNRQDHKYLALGAMAGLISIPFGVLASLLLITFNNIPVRDVISTNSPALHHLTLDFITMLQYLAPLFVFCFLLAAGLKYRPQLMVAGFLVFGKIMDAFIKLVLACSIIEHFTGVFAKVFGAWGFDPMFADQKELFRAIEIAGYIGIMLAGTFPICYLFQKYCKRMVGALSKVLKLTDTGALAFIMVLANIIATYHLFINMRARDKVLCVAFGVCAQATIGDHLAFTANFQPTLVIPILLGKLVGGFLAVIIAIKISVPAAERFQQEDDEQEKTEREAPRATPQAVMG is encoded by the coding sequence ATGGCTGAGTTCGGCAATTATGTTATTTATCTTATAATGGTGGGAACGCTGGTCGGCGCGCTGGCTTCCATCATTAAACCAGACAGCGGGCTGGGAAAAGAGTTTGTTAACGGCATACACTCTATTGGCCCGGTGTTTCTGGCTCAGGCCGGTATCATGACTGCGGTGCCTTTACTGTCTCAGGCCATTTCACATTTGCTGGGGCCGGTATTCAGCGCAGTTGGTTCTGATGTTTCTATCGCTGCACTATCGATTATCGCCGTTGATATGGGCGGCTATCAGTTAGCCGATGCCCTAACCTCTAACCGCGATATGTGGATTACCGCCATGTTGATTGGTTATACATCCGGGGCAACCATTGTGTATCTGATTCCGGTTGGACTGACCATGCTTAATCGTCAGGATCACAAATATCTGGCGTTAGGTGCCATGGCCGGGTTAATCAGCATTCCGTTTGGGGTTCTGGCTTCGTTACTGCTGATTACCTTTAACAATATTCCAGTGCGCGATGTTATTTCTACAAACTCTCCGGCATTACATCACCTGACGCTGGATTTTATTACCATGCTGCAATATCTGGCGCCGCTGTTTGTGTTTTGTTTTCTGCTGGCCGCTGGCTTGAAGTATCGACCTCAACTGATGGTGGCTGGCTTCCTGGTATTCGGTAAAATTATGGATGCCTTTATCAAACTGGTTCTGGCCTGTTCTATTATCGAACACTTCACCGGCGTGTTTGCCAAAGTATTTGGTGCATGGGGATTTGATCCAATGTTTGCCGATCAGAAAGAGCTGTTCAGAGCCATCGAAATCGCCGGATATATCGGTATTATGCTGGCAGGTACTTTCCCTATTTGTTACCTGTTCCAGAAATACTGCAAACGTATGGTTGGCGCACTGAGCAAAGTGCTGAAGTTAACTGATACTGGCGCACTGGCATTCATTATGGTGTTAGCCAACATTATTGCTACTTACCACTTATTCATCAATATGCGTGCCCGTGACAAAGTATTGTGCGTCGCTTTTGGCGTCTGTGCACAGGCAACCATTGGCGATCATCTGGCCTTTACCGCGAACTTCCAGCCAACCTTAGTCATTCCTATTCTGTTAGGTAAGTTGGTAGGAGGATTCCTGGCGGTGATTATCGCCATTAAAATCTCAGTCCCGGCAGCTGAACGTTTCCAACAGGAAGACGATGAGCAGGAAAAAACCGAACGCGAAGCACCACGGGCTACACCGCAGGCGGTTATGGGGTAA
- a CDS encoding FGGY family carbohydrate kinase, whose product MLNQRYAAIDQGTTGTRIVVFDENGRSHSPMSIPHKQITLNSGWVEHDPEEILANIMKCLSGCEVVDALGICHQGESIVAWHADSKKPLYNAIIWQDMRTEKRIQHMKDQGLEPLVQQKSGLPLDPYFSASKMNWIIENIVGVKQLADKGKLRIGTMDAFFLDRLCGTYCTDYNAASRTSLFNIHTLTWDPELCEIFGVPIHCLPEIRDTVGDFGSINLDGHITPVTAVIVDQFAGTYGHGCRNQGDAKVTFGTGAFLQSLTGTTIAETKGSGLLPTLCWKFPGQEPIFGLDGGVYNAASAINWVKKIGLLDDFDELSDFSKDSAISRGLAFVPALSGLACPYWDRSAAGVWAGLSLDIERKDLLQSVLEGIAVRSAEVILAMDKLSPLGDAISVDGGLSSNQYFKQFLANLIQKNIVAPANREVTALGAAMLARKGLGIERPISFKQDAQITKPNRSSMSGVMEKYQDIIARSRNLRS is encoded by the coding sequence ATGCTTAACCAACGTTATGCTGCCATCGATCAGGGAACCACCGGAACCAGAATCGTGGTCTTTGATGAAAATGGTCGCTCTCATTCCCCGATGAGCATTCCACATAAACAAATCACACTAAACAGTGGTTGGGTTGAACACGATCCGGAAGAAATTCTGGCTAACATTATGAAGTGTTTATCTGGCTGTGAAGTGGTTGATGCTCTTGGGATCTGCCACCAGGGCGAAAGCATTGTGGCCTGGCATGCAGACAGTAAAAAGCCGTTGTATAACGCCATTATCTGGCAAGACATGCGTACCGAAAAACGTATTCAGCACATGAAAGATCAGGGGCTGGAACCTTTAGTGCAACAAAAATCCGGTTTGCCTCTCGATCCCTACTTTTCCGCCAGTAAGATGAACTGGATTATTGAGAATATTGTTGGCGTAAAACAGCTGGCAGATAAAGGAAAGCTGCGCATCGGCACCATGGATGCCTTCTTTCTTGACCGTTTATGTGGCACTTATTGCACTGACTATAATGCCGCATCCCGTACTTCACTGTTCAATATCCACACCCTCACCTGGGATCCTGAACTGTGTGAAATCTTCGGCGTTCCTATCCATTGTCTACCAGAAATTCGCGATACCGTCGGTGACTTTGGCAGTATTAATCTGGATGGACACATTACTCCCGTTACTGCCGTAATTGTCGATCAGTTTGCCGGAACTTATGGTCATGGCTGTCGCAATCAGGGTGATGCCAAAGTCACATTTGGTACCGGTGCATTTCTGCAATCGTTAACCGGAACCACCATCGCAGAAACTAAAGGCTCTGGCCTGCTACCCACCTTATGTTGGAAATTTCCCGGTCAGGAGCCAATTTTTGGTTTGGATGGTGGTGTGTATAACGCTGCATCGGCCATTAACTGGGTGAAGAAAATCGGTCTGCTTGATGATTTTGATGAGCTCAGCGACTTCAGTAAAGATTCCGCTATTTCTCGCGGACTGGCCTTTGTACCTGCTTTATCTGGTTTGGCTTGCCCATACTGGGATCGTTCTGCGGCCGGTGTTTGGGCTGGATTATCATTGGATATCGAAAGAAAAGATCTTCTGCAATCGGTACTGGAAGGCATCGCAGTGCGCTCGGCAGAAGTGATTCTGGCTATGGATAAGCTTTCTCCATTGGGTGACGCTATTTCTGTCGATGGTGGCCTGTCATCTAATCAATATTTCAAACAGTTCCTCGCCAATCTGATTCAGAAAAACATTGTAGCCCCCGCAAACCGTGAAGTTACGGCGCTGGGTGCTGCCATGCTGGCACGAAAAGGATTGGGAATCGAACGCCCTATTAGCTTTAAACAAGATGCCCAAATTACTAAACCAAACCGCAGTTCCATGTCCGGCGTAATGGAAAAGTATCAAGACATTATTGCCCGTTCACGCAACTTACGCAGTTAA
- a CDS encoding heavy metal response regulator transcription factor, whose product MRLLLIEDEEKTSSYINRALSELGFTVDVAANGTDGLHLALEYDYDAIVLDVMLPGIDGYGVLEGLRACKQTPVLMLSARGSVDERVKGLRHGADDYLPKPFSLIELVARIQALLRRRPSDGADVTQLQLHDLHLDLLARRVTRAGNRLELTAKEFALLSLLARHQGEILSKMMIAEQVWDMNFDSDANVVEVAVKRLRAKIDTPYPVKLLHTVRGMGYVLETRPESPAK is encoded by the coding sequence ATGCGATTACTTCTGATAGAAGATGAGGAGAAAACCTCCTCTTACATTAACCGGGCGCTCAGTGAACTGGGATTTACCGTCGATGTAGCCGCTAACGGGACAGATGGTCTGCATCTTGCTCTTGAATATGATTACGATGCTATTGTGCTGGATGTGATGTTGCCGGGAATCGATGGCTATGGCGTTCTGGAAGGGTTACGAGCCTGTAAGCAAACGCCGGTATTGATGCTATCTGCCCGAGGCTCAGTGGATGAGCGAGTTAAAGGATTACGTCATGGAGCCGATGATTATCTGCCTAAACCCTTCTCTCTGATTGAACTGGTGGCGCGCATTCAAGCGCTACTAAGACGCCGCCCCAGTGATGGTGCCGATGTTACTCAGCTGCAACTTCATGATTTACACCTCGATCTGTTAGCGCGACGAGTTACCCGGGCCGGAAACAGACTGGAATTAACCGCTAAAGAGTTTGCCCTGTTAAGCCTTCTGGCTCGTCATCAGGGGGAGATCCTGTCAAAAATGATGATTGCCGAACAGGTTTGGGATATGAACTTTGATAGCGATGCCAATGTGGTAGAGGTCGCGGTTAAACGATTGAGAGCCAAAATAGATACGCCCTATCCGGTAAAATTACTGCATACCGTACGAGGTATGGGATACGTTCTTGAGACCAGACCTGAGTCCCCGGCAAAATAG
- a CDS encoding DUF1937 family protein — MKLYFIACPYSDPNPEIVEQRFNQCTEVAAKLSLAGYAVYSQITMTHPINEVVNKQGKKITWTPIDEAYMARCDELIVLTLPGWDKSSGVAGEIEYFQSRGRQVWTYDEFAQEYDI; from the coding sequence ATGAAGCTCTATTTTATTGCCTGTCCCTATTCAGACCCAAATCCGGAAATTGTTGAGCAACGTTTTAACCAGTGCACGGAAGTGGCGGCGAAGCTGTCATTAGCCGGATATGCGGTATATAGCCAGATTACTATGACTCATCCGATTAATGAGGTGGTCAACAAACAGGGCAAAAAGATTACCTGGACACCAATTGATGAAGCCTATATGGCGCGTTGCGATGAGCTTATTGTATTAACGCTACCGGGTTGGGATAAAAGCAGCGGCGTAGCAGGAGAGATTGAATACTTTCAATCGCGCGGAAGGCAAGTATGGACATATGATGAGTTTGCGCAAGAGTATGATATATAA